The proteins below come from a single Branchiostoma floridae strain S238N-H82 chromosome 5, Bfl_VNyyK, whole genome shotgun sequence genomic window:
- the LOC118415444 gene encoding uncharacterized protein LOC118415444, whose product MQTSGMRCRAAAVSVLGVLWVITAALACPEKCWCKVFSDSSMVSCSLQELKGVPINIPPKTTSLSLTFNNIQNLTVAAFSDLINLGELDLANNNISVLPDGVFSNLTSLEILRLDNNNIGVLPDGVFSSLASLKKLRLANNNIRVLPGGVFSNLTSLELLDLQNNNISVLPDGIFSKFTSLERLYLQNNPISVFSDGVFSHLTSLEWLLLASNNIRVLPDGVFSNLTSLKRLRLYNNNISVLPDGIFSHLLSLEILDLQKNHISSLPGGFFSNLTSLGTLNLQNNDISVLPDGIFSHLLSLELLGLQNSNISVLPDGIFSNLISLETLDLQKNDISSLPDGVFSNLTSLERLYLQNNRIRVLPDEVFSHLLSLKWLRLEKNSISVLSDRGFSHLTSLKWLRLDNNNISVLPDGVFSNLTNLDSLYLQNNHISVLPDGIFSHLTSLKRCILSNNSISDISTGDFLQLRYLKHLLLKNNNIQNLPIDLFSTQTTLEILDLSDNYIEVLPGTVFSNLTSLTRLNLSNNNIQTLSVDITRLPQLTTLAIGGNPWRCDCRLQNLMTPRLRALIQGNPTCSSPPHMEGVALPLVVAATVCHGHGDCTLEGEEGTCACNEAWTGPYCDKEANLAYGKTATQSSTYTYNGVSGGPEKAVDGYRGTDARRRVSECARTKIEYQPWWKVDLAGFYTVSRVSVLNRGGSRKLRAFALRNFMVRVGPNENFTQNDQCGQTYSTTPTAGQTIVVHCDPPIPGRYVSVHIMAMGQRRTLTVCEVEVYVTGVCCDHTIRIKNGQVKATDGYCPGNDIQFSCDTGYELVGNSFAICRDEGWDRRIPTCQRICCDAITEITNGQVNATDGYCSGNNIQFSCNPGYELVGNSNASCQEDKSWGRQIPTCRKPPTEESLTSIEAIVGGASTGIVAALIVAISVFVAFFLRRRNKKREDCQISIHYFVPDDKIIHRRRIQEMVPLVPARPEFPGFEVDHSRVTLGERIGSGAFGLAYRATLTTNEESEDVVVKTVKDNASEEDKLSFLQEIRAVVDLGVQKNLLGLVGCCTVVRDHLYLITEFMPYGDLKGFLRKCQEGIPDGPRDDIYNFEVMQMYQVGRQIARGMDHIARSRYIHGDLAARNVLVGEKLTVKISDFGLAEDIYSRGYRRQNRLQKVPWKWMAPERLQGGEAYTAQSDVWSFGIVLYEISTLGGDPYPDMAIAHLQERLQTGFRMSKPGGCPAGMYDLMLQCWRWQPAERPSFRTLELDLDKQLAFYGPEYATPTPCT is encoded by the exons ATGCAGACGAGTGGAATGAGGTGCCGAGCCGCTGCAGTCAGTGTCCTTGGTGTCCTGTGGGTCATCACGGCTGCCTTAGCCTGCCCAGAGAAATGTTGGTGTAAAGTATTTAGTGATTCGTCAATGGTTAGCTGTTCTCTCCAGGAGTTGAAAGGTGTTCCTATCAACATACCACCGAAAACAACTTCTCTAAGCCTGACATTCAACAACATACAGAACCTGACTGTTGCGGCTTTCTCCGACCTCATCAATTTGGGGGAGCTTGATCTGGCCAATAACAACATCAGCGTTCTTCCTGACGGAGTTTTTTCAAATCTCACTAGCCTTGAGATTCTTCGtctggacaacaacaacatcggCGTTCTCCCTGATGGAGTCTTCTCAAGTCTCGCCAGCCTTAAGAAGCTTCGTCTGGCCAATAACAACATCAGAGTTCTTCCTGGTGGAGTCTTCTCAAATCTGACCAGCCTGGAGTTGCTAGATCTGcagaacaacaacatcagcgTTCTTCCTGACGGAATCTTCTCAAAATTCACCAGTCTGGAGAGGCTTTATCTACAGAACAACCCCATCAGCGTTTTTTCTGACGGAGTcttctcacatctcaccagcCTGGAATGGCTTCTTCTGGCAAGCAACAACATCAGGGTTCTCCCTGACGGAGTCTTCTCAAATCTCACTAGCCTGAAACGGCTTCGtctgtacaacaacaacatcagcgtTCTCCCTGACGGAATCTTCTCACATCTCCTCAGTCTGGAGATACTTGATCTGCAAAAAAACCACATCAGTTCTCTTCCTGGCGGATTCTTCTCAAATCTGACCAGCCTGGGGACGCTTAATCTACAGAACAACGACATCAGCGTTCTTCCTGACGGAATCTTCTCACATCTCCTCAGCCTGGAGTTGCTTGGTCTGCAGAACAGCAACATCAGCGTTCTTCCTGACGGAATCTTCTCAAATCTTATCAGCCTGGAGACACTTGATCTACAGAAAAACGACATCAGTTCTCTTCCTGACGGAGTCTTCTCAAATCTGACTAGCCTGGAGAGGCTTTATCTACAGAACAACCGCATCCGCGTTCTTCCTGATGAAGTCTTTTCACATCTCCTCAGTCTGAAATGGCTTCGTCTGGAGAAGAACAGCATCAGCGTTCTTTCCGATAGAGGtttctcacatctcaccagcCTGAAATGGCTTCGtttggacaacaacaacatcagcgtTCTTCCTGACGGAGTCTTCTCAAATCTTACCAACCTGGATAGTCTTTATCTGCAGAACAACCACATCAGCGTTCTTCCGGATGGAATCTTCTCACATCTGACAAGTTTGAAACGGTGCATTCTGTCGAACAATAGCATTTCGGATATTTCAACGGGAGATTTCTTACAGCTTAGATACCTAAAACATTTGCTTTTaaagaacaacaacatacaGAATCTGCctattgatttattttcaactCAAACTACCCTTGAAATACTAGACCTGTCCGATAATTACATAGAAGTTCTCCCAGGCACAGTTTTCTCAAATCTTACCAGTCTAACCAGGTTGAACCTGTCCAATAACAACATACAGACTCTATCCGTAGACATCACACGTCTTCCTCAGCTGACTACCCTCGCCATAGGTGGGAACCCCTGGAGGTGCGACTGCAGATTACAGAATCTAATGACGCCACGTCTGCGAGCTTTAATCCAGGGGAATCCAACCTGCagctcccctccccacatggaaGGTGTCGCTCTGCCACTCGTCGTGGCAGCCACGGTTTGTCACGGCCACGGGGACTGCACCTTGGAAGGTGAAGAGGGTACTTGTGCTTGCAATGAAGCCTGGACTGGTCCATACTGTGATAAAG AAGCTAACTTGGCCTATGGAAAGACAGCAACACAGAGTTCCACCTACACCTACAACGGGGTATCGGGAGGACCAGAAAAGGCTGTTGATGGCTACAGAGGGACTGATGCCAGGCGGCGTGTCAGTGAGTGCGCTCGGACCAAGATAGAATATCAGCCATGGTGGAAGGTAGACCTGGCAGGTTTCTACACAGTCAGCCGGGTCAGCGTTCTTAACAGAGGAGGCTCGCGCAAGTTGCGGG CATTCGCACTAAGAAACTTCATGGTGCGAGTTGGCCCGAACGAGAACTTCACCCAAAATGACCAATGCGGACAGACTTACTCGACCACTCCGACAGCTGGACAGACTATCGTCGTGCACTGTGACCCGCCGATACCAGGCCGTTATGTCTCCGTTCACATCATGGCCATGGGGCAGAGGAGGACCTTGACAGTGTGTGAGGTGGAGGTCTATGTTACAG GAGTCTGCTGTGACCATACAATCAGGATAAAGAACGGCCAGGTCAAAGCTACTGACGGCTACTGCCCTGGGAACGACATCCAGTTCTCTTGTGATACTGGGTACGAGCTTGTCGGCAACTCCTTCGCTATCTGCCGGGACGAGGGTTGGGACCGAAGGATTCCGACTTGCCAAC GTATCTGCTGTGACGCCATCACTGAAATCACAAACGGCCAGGTCAATGCTACCGACGGCTACTGCTCTGGGAACAACATCCAGTTCTCTTGTAATCCTGGGTACGAGCTTGTCGGCAACTCCAATGCCTCTTGCCAAGAGGACAAAAGTTGGGGTAGACAGATACCAACTTGTCGCAAAC cacCTACAGAAGAGAGCCTGACCTCCATCGAAGCCATCGTTGGCGGCGCCAGTACCGGTATTGTCGCAGCGCTGATCGTGGCAATTTCAGTCTTCGTTGCATTCTTCCTAAGACGACGGAATAAGAAAAGGGAAGACTGCCAAATATCGATACATTACTTTGTACCAGATGATAAAATAA TCCACAggaggagaatacaggagatgGTCCCGCTGGTGCCTGCCCGGCCAGAGTTCCCGGGTTTCGAGGTCGACCACAGCCGGGTGACGCTTGGCGAGAGGATCGGCAGCGGGGCGTTCGGCCTTGCTTACCGGGCAACCCTGACGACCAACGAGGAGTCAGAGGACGTCGTCGTAAAAACTGttaaag ACAACGCCAGTGAGGAAGACAAGCTGAGTTTCCTGCAGGAAATCCGTGCAGTTGTGGATCTGGGGGTTCAGAAGAACCTGCTGGGTCTGGTTGGCTGCTGCACGGTGGTGCGAGACCATCTGTATCTCATCACGGAGTTTATGCCGTACGGAGACCTGAAGGGCTTTCTAAGGAAATGTCAG GAGGGTATTCCTGATGGACCTCGAGACGACATCTACAACTTCGAGGTGATGCAGATGTACCAGGTGGGccggcagatcgctagaggcatg GACCACATCGCCCGGTCCCGTTACATCCATGGTGACCTGGCCGCCCGGAACGTCCTGGTCGGGGAGAAGCTGACCGTGAAGATTTCCGACTTCGGGCTGGCGGAAGACATCTACAGCCGAGGTTACCGTCGGCAGAACCGCCTCCAGAAGGTGCCGTGGAAATGGATGGCGCCCGAGCGGCTGCAGGGTGGGGAAGcctacaccgcacagagcgacgt GTGGTCCTTCGGGATAGTGCTGTACGAGATAAGTACGCTAGGGGGCGATCCTTATCCTGACATGGCAATTGCCCACCTGCAAGAACGCCTACAGACTGGGTTCAGGATGTCTAAACCTGGGGGCTGCCCCGCCGGCAT GTACGACCTGATGCTGCAGTGCTGGCGCTGGCAGCCCGCCGAGCGGCCGTCCTTCCGCACACTGGAGCTCGACCTGGACAAGCAGCTCGCCTTCTACGGACCCGAGTACGCTACACCAACTCCctgtacatga
- the LOC118416917 gene encoding ADP-ribosylarginine hydrolase Tri1-like, which translates to MSLEDRVYGTIYGNCIGDAIGLLTEFLSKEEAFQCYGSKKLEYSMKVKDGHRVRWNIGDWTDDSDQMILIILALIENKERKVTITTQQDFACRLRTWMNKGFPELGDWGGCGIGGTTLQVLSQAEFTTEPEQASRLIWERSGKVLAPNGGVMRTSILGVHQYQDMETVIHNTEKICRVTHADPRCVASCVAVTTAIAMMLQGKHRKEDGSIDTWGVTHDSFDYAKKYLLADDGTEDSTAVQELQFHMEAEKLSALKLDEKRKIGYTYKTLGAGFWSLRQSDFRKALTELVMEGGDADTNGAVAGALLGCKLGVKGLPKSWRDKLCYKKWLDEQIIAKYLETFPLVHLTATPLPMEAKVHGKKEGDAQNGERYKDDKAHQEEKGESEKETKEESSNDKDSKETVASLGVQMETAL; encoded by the exons ATGAGTCTCGAGGACAGAGTCTACGGTACCATATATGGAAACTGCATCGGAGATGCCATCGGTCTTCTTACAGAGTTCCTGAGCAAGGAAGAAGCTTTTCAG TGCTATGGCAGCAAGAAGTTGGAGTATTCTATGAAAGTGAAGGACGGACACCGCGTCCGCTGGAACATCGGAGACTGGACGGACGACAGTGACCAGATGATTCTCATCATCCTCGCTCTGATCGAGAACAAAGAGAGAAAG GTAACCATAACAACGCAGCAGGACTTTGCCTGTCGGCTGAGGACGTGGATGAACAAGGGGTTCCCAGAGCTGGGGGACTGGGGAGGGTGTGGCATCGGGGGGACCACGCTACAGGTCCTCTCACAGGCGGAGTTCACTACAGAACCGGAACAG GCATCTCGTTTAATTTGGGAAAGATCAGGAAAGGTGCTGGCACCTAACGGAGGCGTGATGCGGACCTCCATCCTGGGGGTGCATCAGTACCAGGACATGGAGACTGTTATACACAACACTGAGAAGATCTGCAGGGTCACACATGCTGACCCCAG ATGCGTTGCCTCGTGTGTTGCCGTGACAACAGCCATCGCCATGATGCTGCAAGGGAAACATCGTAAAGAAGACGGGAGCATCGATACCTGGGGCGTCACTCATGACAGCTTTGACTATGCCAAGAAATATCTGCTGGCTGACGATGGAACAGAAGACAGTACTGCA GTCCAGGAGCTCCAGTTCCACATGGAGGCAGAGAAGCTTTCTGCCCTGAAGCTTGACGAGAAGCGCAAGATCGGTTACACATACAAGACGCTCGGCGCCGGGTTCTGGTCGCTGAGACAGAGCGACTTCAGGAAGGCACTGACAGAACTCGTCATGGAG GGGGGTGATGCAGACACCAACGGTGCAGTAGCGGGGGCGCTCCTGGGCTGTAAGCTGGGGGTGAAGGGACTGCCAAAGTCATGGAGGGACAAACTCTGCTACAAGAAGTGGCTGGACGAACAGATTATAGCCAA GTACCTGGAAACATTCCCTCTTGTTCATCTGAcagccacccccctccccatggagGCAAAGGTTCATGGTAAGAAGGAGGGGGATGCACAAAATGGTGAAAGATACAAAGACGATAAAGCTCATCAGGAGGAAAAGGGGGAGAGTGAAAAGGAGACAAAAGAAGAATCGAGCAACGACAAGGACTCGAAGGAAACAGTTGCTTCACTGGGAGTACAGATGGAAACTGCACTGTAA
- the LOC118415448 gene encoding uncharacterized protein LOC118415448, with amino-acid sequence MAAAAVVRDRLYGTVYGQCIGDAVGLLTEFMTRTQAAQVYPQPLEYHMKVPDGHRDNWTVGDWTDDSDQMILIMQTLANSKGKVDKSTICHFAQRLYQWTVEGFPELGDKGGCVLEQTTQRVLKQKNYIQNPHYAALQVWQKSGGTSAPNGAVMRTSILGVQNYTDLPTVVSNTRAFCLTTHADPRCVASCVAMTTAIALMLQGWRDVSDIARESFEHAQAQLPTGRDAMRQELMGYMQVRDLRMLQLDERDTIGYTYKALGAGFWALRQRGFRDAIVQIAMEGGNAATNTAVAGALLGCRLGMDKLRGPWLYGLRHKHWLDDQIQTYLRAVNFCPKPSGGAKQQKQLPEVDQWLTDIIDRERRDKDAGKERTDGKQLGQAHGTETESRGTNGSELPTPSWRPQMVIGHPTENQNDRDSPPSDVERTSLERVSTTEWEGDGTDLPERQKGPVGQQLHLGPLERDGTDGRTGSVFNGDQRVRNRNTDGKPTGPRLGPLPEYIGRVHPGNFNLKRPSGELNYNRPPPARTETSGSSRGRRDVPLYRKLTNSPPQNFDMDGSKTMTPRKAISPQYSEELTPIAGDVRTTDNLSRHSRHSLPSDITSLLQQSEKGVHKLNSTRMNREEHGSSVRRASSLPSDPEYALDTAQAGRERFKHFHPRLSLSLSYPGQGTDRRRARSDDGYVRQGRSVSPVRHVRFSSHR; translated from the exons ATGGCAGCGGCTGCCGTAGTGAGGGACCGGCTGTACGGGACTGTCTACGGGCAGTGTATCGGGGACGCCGTGGGGCTGCTGACCGAGTTTATGACCAGGACTCAGGCGGCACAG GTCTACCCCCAACCCCTGGAGTACCACATGAAGGTACCGGATGGACACAGGGACAACTGGACAGTCGGAGACTGGACAGACGACAGCGATCAGATGATCCTCATCATGCAAACACTCGCCAACTCTAAGGGAAAG GTGGACAAGTCCACGATTTGCCATTTTGCCCAGCGATTGTACCAGTGGACGGTAGAGGGGTTTCCCGAGCTGGGTGACAAGGGCGGCTGTGTCTTGGAGCAAACAACTCAAAGGGTCCTGAAACAGAAGAATTATATACAGAACCCCCATTAC GCAGCCCTGCAGGTTTGGCAGAAGAGCGGCGGGACCTCAGCGCCAAACGGAGCCGTCATGAGGACCTCTATCCTCGGCGTGCAGAACTACACAGACCTGCCGACTGTCGTCAGCAACACGCGAGCTTTCTGTCTCACCACGCATGCGGATCCGAG GTGTGTGGCGTCTTgcgttgccatgacgacggccATCGCGCTGATGCTGCAGGGGTGGCGGGACGTGTCGGACATCGCCCGGGAGAGCTTTGAGCATGCGCAGGCGCAATTGCCCACGGGAAGAGATGCAATG AGGCAAGAGCTGATGGGGTATATGCAGGTGCGCGATCTGCGCATGCTCCAGCTGGACGAGAGAGACACGATTGGTTACACGTACAAGGCGTTAGGAGCCGGGTTCTGGGCACTCAGGCAGCGGGGCTTCAGGGACGCCATCGTGCAGATCGCTATGGAG GGAGGCAATGCTGCCACCAACACCGCTGTGGCCGGTGCGCTGCTGGGCTGCCGGCTGGGGATGGACAAGCTGCGGGGACCCTGGCTGTACGGACTGCGGCATAAACACTGGCTGGACGATCAGATACAGAC GTATCTCCGAGCTGTCAACTTCTGCCCAAAGCCGTCAGGGGGCGCTAAGCAACAAAAACAACTGCCTGAAGTAGACCAATGGCTGACGGACATCATTGACAGAGAGAGGCGGGACAAAGATGCTGGAAAAGAACGGACTGACGGAAAGCAGCTCGGACAAGCTCATGGAACTGAGACAGAATCACGTGGCACAAACGGATCTGAGTTGCCAACACCATCTTGGCGTCCACAGATGGTaataggtcaccccacggaaAACCAAAATGATAGAGACAGCCCGCCATCTGATGTAGAAAGAACTTCATTGGAAAGAGTGTCCACAACAGAATGGGAGGGAGACGGTACAGATTTACCGGAGAGACAGAAGGGGCCCGTCGGGCAGCAATTACACCTAGGTCCACTTGAAAGAGACGGAACGGACGGTAGAACGGGATCGGTTTTTAATGGGGACCAGCGGGTACGGAACAGAAACACAGACGGCAAGCCTACCGGCCCTCGGCTGGGTCCACTGCCAGAGTACATCGGTAGAGTACACCCTGGAAACTTCAACTTGAAAAGACCAAGTGGCGAATTAAACTACAACAGGCCGCCACCAGCACGCACGGAAACAAGCGGGTCATCACGGGGCAGAAGAGATGTGCCCCTGTACAGAAAACTGACGAACAGTCCTCCACAAAACTTTGATATGGACGGTTCTAAAACAATGACACCTCGCAAAGCTATCTCCCCTCAATACTCAGAAGAGTTAACTCCCATAGCTGGAGATGTCAGGACTACTGACAACCTTTCCCGCCACAGTAGACACTCCCTCCCGTCCGATATCACGTCGTTACTGCAGCAAAGCGAAAAGGGAGTTCACAAACTGAACTCGACTCGGATGAATCGTGAAGAACATGGAAGTAGCGTTCGACGTGCTAGCTCGCTTCCTTCTGACCCAGAGTACGCTTTGGACACGGCACAGGCTGGGCGGGAAAGGTTCAAACATTTTCACCCGAGATTAAGTTTAAGTTTGAGTTACCCCGGACAGGGGACTGACAGAAGGAGAGCACGATCGGATGATGGTTATGTGAGGCAGGGGCGCTCTGTCTCTCCCGTACGGCATGTGAGATTTTCTAGTCACAGGTGA